The stretch of DNA TTCATATAGTAATTTTATAATATCGTATTAAGAAATATCCTATATTGGGATATTTTGTTTAACTGAATTTTGCAGAATCCCAATCATGGTAAATGTTGATTATTCGTTTATGGAAAATTGGACTTTGTCTTGAGCATGTTTGAAAGTATAAATTCTCCAACCAAGAATCTTTTAGACCTTTCATTCATGCTCAGGATAATGCAAAAATTCTAAAAAATTATTAAGGAGATAATAATGGAAGAATTATTTAAATTTTTAGGAGCGATTACAGTCATCATTACAATTGTTGGTTAGTCGAAGCCAGCTGCAGTAATTCTGTGGAATGCAGAAAAAACTAGAAAAAATGTCTTAAAATACTTTGGTATTCCTTCACTTGTATTTGGAATATTAGGAGTAATATTTCAAGATAATAGCAATATTGGAAAAGCAGAACGCGCTATTATCAAACATGAATATGCTTATGCTTTTAGTCTTATCTCCAAAATTGAAAATAGTGACCCAAATATTTCAAAAGCAACAAAAATTAAAGATGAAATATTATTAAAAGCCTTTGATTTTTATAAAGATAAATTAATCGCTGGAGCAAGTAAAAATGGTGATGGCTCTGCTTGCATTATGGGTAAATATGTAAGACATCTTAAAGATATTGAAGATATTTATGGAAAAACATATCCAAAATATGTTGAGTTTTTAAAAGAAAATAAAATAGTCGATTTAAATAAAGCAGAATGTTACAAAACAGATTCGAAAAGTGTGAATGACAGTTCGAGCGTCACGATAACATCCTCAAAATGTAATCTTACAAGTGAAATTACGACTGTTTACTACGTTACAATAAAAAATAATTCTGGGGCAACTATAAAAGATATAACTGTATGCTGTGATTGGTACGCTCCGAGTGGAACTCATATTGATTCAAGTTGTGATACTTTATATGATTCAATCGCAAGCGGGGCTTCCAAAAATTTTCATTTTGATAGCTTAACTCATAGCCAAGCGAAACAGTATTCTTGTTCAGTAAAAACTCGTTTTGGTGGCAAAGGATATAACTAGGTCAATAATATGAATTTCGACCAAATTTTGAGTCTTTCAAATGCTATAGTAAGCCTTTTAGCAGGAGGCTCAATTGGTTGGATAGTTAGATTGTATGCAGAAAAAACCTTTTTAGAAAATGCAAAAATTAAAAAGGAATTGTTTTTTGTTTATCGTCAACTTCTTTTCTGGAAAAATTATGAAGATACTATTACTACAGAATTTCCTGAAATAATGAATAATCTAAGTCCAACAATTTTAGGAAGAAATCGTCAATTTCGATCCTTAGTACGAAACAGGCATACAGATGTAAGTAGTGTGCATTTGAGGTCAATTTATTCCATTAGACAAAGGTTGGAAGATTTATCTAAATAGAATAAGTATTTTAGAAAATGCCTCTCTTAGAGACAGGCGTTTTGTTAATTATTCATCACCCTTCTTTTATTCGAATGAATATTTTCTCCCTAAGAAACTCCGCAGTCCTGCTTTTCCAAGCCCGGATTGTAATTTAAAATATCGAAATCCGTGCGTTAGGCGCTCGCTAATATAGGAATGTGTTCGTGCGAAAAATGCAAAATTGGATGAATTGAAGCAATAAATTTCTTCGGTATCAAATCCCAGTCTCAATAAAATTTCAATAATTACATGAAAAGTTACAATTAGAATCGAAATGCGCAATATAAGGAGATTTTGTGAACCTGAAAAAACTTGACAATCCGGAAAATTTGGGATAAGTTGTGTACATCGTGAGGTAAGCCGTGCAGACAAAAGTAAAGAAAAAAACGAAAATTTTAAATATTCCGAAAAGTAAAAATAAGAAGAAATCCTCAAAAGGGAATCTTGTTTCTGAATATAAACAAAAGTCAGAAAAGGTTTTAACTGACAAGGAAATAGATAAACTTCTTGGAACAAAATAAAAAAGTAATTCTCGACAAAGACTCTTTCTTATTATACAAAAAAGGGAAATTTGAATTGTTAGATGAGATCGTTTTTTATATACCAATGGTTGCAGTTTCAGAACTTTTCTATATTGCAGGGGAAAAAGATATTTCGATATTCAAAATCAGGGATTTTTTGAAAGGTGTTCAAATCTTGGATTTAAGCATGGAAACTGCATTGATTTATTCTGATATCCGAAAATATTATTCAGCGAAAGAAAAATCAAATAGTAAGCTTTATAGAGACAATCTCTATTATCTGGCATCCCTTGCCATTGAGTATGGTTATAATCTGGTTGTATCAAAAGAAAATTATAACGTATTAAAAAAGTATCATCATGACGATCTTGTTCTGGTGAAAGCGGCTTGAGATAAGAAATATTTTTCCAGACTCCATCAATCCTGCTTTTCAAACTCAAATTGAATTTTAAAATATCTCAAAATCCGTGCGTTAGGCGCTCTCCAAAATGGGAATTTGTTCTGTGAAAAATTCTAAATTGGAATACCTATAAACACGGCAATCACTTTCCTGATTGAACATTCCGGTGTTTGCTTCTCTTTGGGAATTCATGTGAATGAAGGGAGTCAATTTTGTCAGCAATCCACATCTTTACTAACGACTGCCGTGCTATGCCGAGAATTTTCGATTCTTTATCAAGAGCATTGACCATCCATTTTGGAAAGTCCACATTTACGCGGACGATACCCGTGTCTAAATCGAAATAATCGATAACACTTTTTCCGGCATCAAACCTTTCTTCAAGATTTGCTTTAGTTGTTTTCTGCGATTTTTTCATACAATTTTTTTTCCTCCATTCTTGATCTTCTTACTGAAATCAGGCGAACGATGCCTTTTCTTTCTGTGATAATTGCAGTCCAGAATTTTTTATCTAAAAGTCCTATGACCAATTTTCGCTGTTCATCAATATATTTTGATGGAATTACGGCAATGAGGTTATTCCATAGATTCTTTGCTTCTTCAAAATCAATACCGTGTTTTTCTTTATTTAACTTACTCTTTGTTAAATCATACTCAAACTTCATGATATAGAATATATACCATTATTATACCTTATTGTCAATAATAATTATTTACTATTCTAATGAGTTTTTTCAAATCGAATAATTTTGGTTTTAAAAAAAAATATTAATCTATTTCGCTGGAAAGTCTCAAAAAAAATCAATTATTACCTGAAAAGTTACAATTAGAAACGAAATGCGCAATATAAGGAGATTTTGTGAACCTGAAAAAACTTGACAATCCGGAAAATTTTTCGGAACTCTCACAAGACTTGAACAAACCGAATCCGGCATTCCGGGCTATATCTGGAAAATCACCGGTTATCACACGCGAGACCAACACTCCAAACTCGCCGCAACATTTCACTCATGGGACAAACGCCCGAAAATGCTCTACGGCACACGCACAACCGAAGCCCATCCCGGCGAAGACTATAACTGCCGATGTTGGGCAGAACCTGCCTTCGGAGACGAACCGGACACCAAACCCTGGAAGGACGAGTGGACTGCTACTGGCTCCGAGCAAAGTCTGAGTGCCGGAGCATCCGATGTTTTTAACAATCAAGCCACAGGAAGTTTTAAGTCTTCAATTAAAGATATATTTTCTTCTATTGACAGTGCTCACGGATTCAAAAAAAATATCGATGTGGTTCCAATTAATGAATACAGAGACTACTCAGGTACAGGTGGAACTTTGGGCTACCATCCTTTGACCAAAAACCCTGTCTTTATCGAAATCAATAAACATCCGGTTCACAAGGATTTTCTTGAATTGAATACCGCCCATGAAATAGGGCATTTTGTTGATCTCGAAGTTTTGGGAAACAAAGGCTCTTTTTATTCGGAAACGCCTTTTATGAGTGAATTTTTTCTGGCGATAGAAGAAACAAACCCTGTCCAAAAATTAAGAGAGGCTCTAAGAACTGGACTATTCAGAAATGATTTATTGCGACAGGATAGAAGAAATCATATCCGTTATTTGCTCAACAAACAGGAGTTATGGGCAAGGGCATATTCTCAATATATTGGAACGAAAAGCAAAAATAAAAAAATCCTCGACGGGGTCAAAAAACATTAGCGAAGGATAATTTAGACGGACTTTCCCAATGGGAGGAAGAGGACTTCAAGAAACTGATTTCCATCATCGATAATATTTTTGAAAGGGAGGGGCTTTTAAAATGACAAGCGAACAGATTTCCGCAATGGAAGAGATCAAAAAAATATTTAAGAAATACAAAACAGGCCCTAATGAAAAATGTTTTATGACAAAATCGTTTAGGGGTAAGGTAAAGGAAACAGACCGTCAAAGAGTTCAGGAATTGTTGCCCCTCCTCGATGCAGGTCTTCCCAAAGAACTTGATGATTTTATTGAATTAAATTACTCTGGATCAGTTTGGGGAGGTCCGGATTTAATCGCCGTCGATGACGATGGGAATGAACTACCCTATAAATTCGACGATGGAAGTGAACTTCAATATAAATTCGAGAGATAAATATCGGAAAATTTGACATTGGCGGAATAGGGAGATGGTGTAAAGTTTTGGATATGAAAATAAAAGTAAACAAGGCTGAATATCCGGTTATAATTTTAGAAGAATACAACATCAAATCTAACCATACCGATTTGGATATTCAACAGTTAAAAATAGAATTTACCGTTTACGAAAAAACCGACAAGCAAGCGCTGTCTGATATTCTTTCCGAAAAGCTCATTACAATAATAAATGGAAATGGCTCGACAAAAAAATATTCCATTCTGCATAGCAGTTATAGCAACTCATCGACCGATAGTCACAAATCGCAAAAATACAAATTAGAGCTCCGGGAAATAGAGAATCTTTCTCTGGATGTCTTGAATATCGATAGTATTGAATTTCAGCCGTATTTCTATGAAGAAAGTTTTAAAGATGGATTACAAATCTTCTCTAAAATCAAAACAGATAAGAAAGGGTTTGATTTTATCAATGAAAAGAAATTTTCTTCTGAATTGGAGCATTATCATGGTTTAATACAAGCCTTTTCACGAACCAATAGAATTTATGATGCAACAAAGACATTCGGAAATGTTGTTACATTCAGAGATTTAGAAAAAGCAACAATTGATGCCATTACGCTTTTCGGAGATAGCAATACGAAAAATGTAGTTCTTGAAAAGAGCTATAAAGAATATTTGGAGGACTTTACGGACATTGCTACAGGTGAAGCACGTAGGGGTTATGTGGAAGTTGTAAAAGAGTTAAATGAAAAGTTTCCTGACCCAGATGCGATTGCAACGGAGAAAGACAAAAAAGAATTTGCAAAACTGTTCGGAGAATATTTGAGAGTAGAAAAAAAACTCCAGAATTACGATGAATTTAATAACCTGAAAGCACTTCAAGGCATTGACATAAACAATCTCGAAGCAGTTGAAGAATTTAAAAAAGCTCATTTTGTAACAGATGAGGATATTGCTGCAATGCAAAAAATTGAATTGCTCAAAGAAAGGACAGTTCATGATTACCGTTCAACTTATAATGATATACGAGACTGGTTAAGACGGGAGAAGAGTGGGGCAGCATCTGAAGACTCAAACATTGATTGGGACGATGTAGTTTTTGAAATAGACTTATTAAAAACGCAGGAAATAAACCTTGATTACATTCTTGAATTAATATTTGAGCACAACAAAAAGAAAAAAGACAAAGCCACTCTAATTGAAGAAATACGCAGAGTTATTCGTGCAAGCGTTGGAAACAGAGCCAAAGAAAGTTTAGTAGTTGATTTCATCAATGAAACCGACTTGGACACGCTTCAAGACAAAGCAAATGTTATTGATTCATTCTTCGTCTATGCTCAAAGCAAACAGAAAGCAGAAGCAATAGAATTAATTGCAGAAGAAAATTTAAATGAAGAAGCTGCCAAGCGATACATAACTACTTCCTTAAAGCGAGAATATGCCAGTGAGAATGGAACAGAATTGAATGCTCTTTTACCGAAAATGAGTCCTTTAAACCCTCAGTATTTGACCAAAAAGCAGCGTGTGTTTCAAAAGTTAGTTTCGTTTGTAGAGAAGTTTAAAGGAGTAGGAGGACAATTATAAAACGAAATTGGTAAAAAAAGTTTTCTCTCAGATACGTTAATAGTATTAGAAACCTATTCGTAAGAATAGATTACTTTAATTTAAGGATAACTTCTTTTATTCTATTAATAAGAAGTTCAACATCATCTTCGGTAGTGAATAATCCCGAAGAAATTCTAATTGCAGAAAGTGCTTCTTGTTTTG from Leptospiraceae bacterium encodes:
- a CDS encoding CopG family transcriptional regulator produces the protein MKKSQKTTKANLEERFDAGKSVIDYFDLDTGIVRVNVDFPKWMVNALDKESKILGIARQSLVKMWIADKIDSLHSHEFPKRSKHRNVQSGK
- a CDS encoding BrnT family toxin — its product is MKFEYDLTKSKLNKEKHGIDFEEAKNLWNNLIAVIPSKYIDEQRKLVIGLLDKKFWTAIITERKGIVRLISVRRSRMEEKKLYEKIAENN